A window from Enterocloster bolteae encodes these proteins:
- a CDS encoding OmpA/MotB family protein yields MKRQKDEEGGQEWLNTYADMITLVLTFFVLLYSISNVNLTKLEEVASAMQRQLGIEAKTEIEDVPSDLKYPVVGEGAQAPEDAEAPLQQTQQQYQASAREMADMARDIQTYFDSENLDAVVTNSENAVYIRFKNDLLFAPDNANLTDASKSMLDAVGIMLKEKQDNILAIYINGHTAQAANSLINDRLLSSERADNVAIYLEEQVGIPPKKLICRGYGKYYPIADNTTREGREQNRRVDMIILGTGYKPPDTVQGMETMDPLFPVTMPGDETMMQEGTASD; encoded by the coding sequence ATGAAAAGGCAGAAGGATGAAGAAGGAGGCCAGGAGTGGTTAAATACCTACGCGGATATGATAACCCTTGTCCTGACCTTTTTCGTATTATTATACAGTATTTCAAATGTAAACCTGACCAAACTGGAGGAGGTTGCGTCTGCCATGCAGAGGCAGCTGGGAATCGAGGCAAAGACCGAAATTGAGGACGTGCCTTCCGATTTGAAATATCCTGTTGTAGGGGAAGGCGCCCAGGCGCCGGAAGACGCGGAGGCGCCGCTGCAGCAGACACAGCAGCAGTACCAGGCATCGGCCAGGGAAATGGCTGATATGGCCAGGGATATACAGACATATTTTGATTCGGAGAATCTGGACGCGGTTGTCACCAACAGTGAGAACGCGGTGTACATCCGTTTTAAGAATGATTTACTGTTTGCGCCTGACAACGCAAATCTTACGGATGCCAGCAAATCCATGCTGGACGCGGTTGGAATCATGCTGAAGGAAAAGCAGGACAATATCCTGGCCATTTACATAAACGGACACACGGCCCAGGCAGCCAATTCCCTGATTAACGACAGACTCCTGTCCTCAGAAAGGGCGGATAATGTGGCCATTTACCTGGAGGAACAGGTGGGAATCCCCCCAAAAAAGCTGATATGCCGCGGTTACGGAAAATATTATCCTATTGCGGATAATACTACCAGGGAAGGCCGCGAACAGAACCGGCGGGTGGATATGATTATTCTCGGAACCGGATATAAACCGCCGGATACGGTCCAGGGAATGGAGACAATGGATCCCCTGTTTCCGGTGACCATGCCGGGGGATGAGACTATGATGCAGGAAGGAACAGCCAGTGATTAA
- a CDS encoding flagellar motor switch protein FliM, producing MIKSYDFKSPKKFTKERMSTVENLYDSFARALAPYLTGLLQSFCEININGIVEKRYQEFSSSVQDHSLFGMITMSPANKDYNEAPLTMEVDTRLAFFMIERLLGGVGSEYDLSRDFTDIEKAILQYVLKKITEFLGEAWGQYLDIEASLTGLQTNPHLLQMSAQEDVVIQVELEVVIEKLRARINMVMPAPNVEELTSKFGYSFAVSHKKQDEDKQKSKRHYIEQHLLESEVELRAILHEFTLDAQDILQLAPGDVIPLNKKVDSAVSLYVEDVACFEARAGQTKMRKAVEISREL from the coding sequence GTGATTAAGAGTTACGATTTTAAATCACCAAAGAAATTTACAAAGGAGCGCATGAGCACGGTGGAGAATCTGTATGACAGCTTCGCCCGTGCCCTTGCGCCGTATCTCACAGGTCTTCTCCAGTCGTTTTGCGAGATTAATATTAATGGTATAGTGGAGAAGCGTTACCAGGAATTCAGCAGTTCTGTGCAGGATCATTCCCTTTTTGGCATGATTACCATGAGTCCTGCAAATAAAGATTATAATGAGGCGCCTCTGACCATGGAAGTGGATACCAGGCTGGCGTTTTTTATGATTGAACGTCTTTTGGGCGGAGTCGGGTCAGAGTATGATTTATCCAGGGACTTTACGGATATTGAGAAGGCTATTTTACAGTATGTCCTGAAAAAAATCACTGAGTTTTTAGGGGAAGCTTGGGGACAGTACCTGGACATCGAAGCATCCCTGACAGGGCTTCAGACCAACCCCCACCTGCTTCAGATGAGCGCCCAGGAAGATGTGGTTATCCAGGTGGAGCTGGAGGTGGTGATTGAGAAACTGAGAGCCAGAATTAACATGGTGATGCCGGCCCCCAATGTGGAGGAGCTCACTTCCAAGTTCGGCTATTCCTTTGCGGTCAGCCATAAGAAACAGGATGAGGACAAACAGAAATCCAAACGGCACTATATTGAACAGCACCTGTTGGAATCGGAGGTTGAGCTGAGGGCCATACTTCACGAATTTACCCTGGATGCCCAGGATATACTGCAGCTTGCTCCGGGGGATGTGATTCCCCTCAACAAAAAGGTGGACAGCGCCGTATCCCTCTATGTGGAGGATGTGGCCTGTTTTGAGGCCAGGGCGGGTCAGACAAAGATGCGCAAGGCAGTGGAAATCAGCAGAGAATTGTAG
- a CDS encoding FliM/FliN family flagellar motor switch protein gives MLSMDKEAIKELTEMEAVPICNILGSLLGRSVKMSVSKVEETDMGSLAEGLPHFNVAIESRKAVGGMSADQLYIFAKEDMIRLTNYIMGVPVDAQSPLDEIALSTLKEVASQCVGAAMDELNDFLGRDMRDTITRISAFDNTERIQDIIRSWNAEDSVLLMGLHYVIDGVVESDAYIVAAQALKQVLGISDMADMPCQETGGQTPGMPAAGMQTAEHKEAIAVQEVSFPEFKYTPIVYAKEQIGEEKKKLLDITLDVSVRLGSTVCSVKDILSLKEGQLLVLDKQAGSPADVVVNGELIGRGDVLVTGDRFGARIIEVVGKRE, from the coding sequence ATGTTATCAATGGACAAAGAAGCCATAAAGGAGCTGACGGAGATGGAAGCGGTTCCTATATGCAATATATTAGGCTCCCTGCTGGGCAGAAGCGTGAAGATGTCGGTGTCAAAGGTGGAGGAGACAGACATGGGTTCGCTGGCAGAGGGCCTGCCCCACTTTAATGTGGCCATAGAGAGCAGAAAAGCTGTGGGGGGCATGTCGGCGGACCAGCTGTACATCTTTGCCAAGGAGGACATGATAAGGCTTACCAACTATATCATGGGTGTGCCGGTGGATGCCCAGAGCCCCCTGGATGAGATTGCCCTCAGCACCTTGAAGGAAGTTGCTTCCCAATGTGTGGGCGCTGCCATGGATGAACTCAATGACTTCCTGGGAAGGGATATGAGGGACACAATAACCAGGATATCGGCATTTGACAACACAGAGAGGATACAGGATATTATTCGCAGCTGGAATGCGGAGGATTCCGTGCTTTTAATGGGGCTGCACTATGTTATTGACGGGGTGGTGGAGTCAGATGCATATATTGTTGCCGCCCAGGCACTAAAACAGGTGCTGGGTATTTCGGATATGGCGGACATGCCCTGTCAGGAGACAGGGGGGCAGACCCCGGGGATGCCGGCAGCGGGGATGCAGACGGCAGAACACAAGGAGGCCATTGCCGTTCAGGAGGTGTCCTTTCCGGAATTTAAGTACACACCTATCGTGTATGCCAAAGAACAGATAGGGGAAGAAAAAAAGAAGCTGCTGGACATAACGCTGGATGTATCAGTCAGGCTTGGCAGTACGGTTTGCAGTGTAAAGGATATACTTTCCCTTAAGGAGGGTCAGCTGTTGGTACTGGACAAGCAGGCAGGTTCACCGGCTGATGTGGTTGTGAACGGAGAACTGATTGGCAGAGGGGATGTGCTGGTAACCGGGGACCGATTCGGGGCACGTATCATCGAAGTCGTGGGCAAGAGGGAATAA
- a CDS encoding FliO/MopB family protein, translated as MAFLKILFYLIVLIAVLVLAYYTTRMLGRGMGRTRGTGGMEILDQMALGRDSYLLVVKVQERIFLIGVSPGRISKVEELESYDKKGETEGAPDFVSLLSSHMKEHFQEKGQRNRQDKKAGEKNHE; from the coding sequence ATGGCATTTTTAAAGATACTGTTTTACCTTATTGTCCTGATTGCGGTACTGGTGCTGGCCTATTACACCACCAGGATGCTGGGGCGGGGCATGGGACGGACCCGGGGTACCGGGGGAATGGAGATTCTGGACCAGATGGCACTGGGCCGTGACAGCTATCTGCTGGTGGTAAAGGTGCAGGAGAGGATTTTCCTGATAGGGGTATCTCCGGGCAGGATATCCAAGGTAGAAGAGCTGGAATCCTACGATAAGAAGGGGGAGACAGAGGGGGCGCCGGATTTTGTTTCCCTTCTGTCATCCCATATGAAGGAGCATTTTCAGGAAAAGGGACAGAGGAACAGACAGGATAAAAAGGCAGGAGAAAAGAATCATGAGTAA
- the fliP gene encoding flagellar type III secretion system pore protein FliP (The bacterial flagellar biogenesis protein FliP forms a type III secretion system (T3SS)-type pore required for flagellar assembly.): MSKILRKTGKIIGAGTFAWMWAPGAVTSYATDVSLTLQGSSGTGKPMDMLDIMFLFLFLAVVPSLIIMMTSFTRIVIVLSFLRNALGTQQSPPNQILVGLALFLTLFIMSPVIASVNTQAYQPYREGQITREQAFERAQEPMKEFMLKQTEKKSLDLFLSISKAQPPDISQGQEGYMKLGLTTIVPSFILSELNKAFTMGFLIFIPFLIIDLVVSSTLMSMGMVMLPPTMIALPFKIMMFVLVDGWSLVIKTLVQSFR, from the coding sequence ATGAGTAAAATACTGCGAAAGACAGGGAAAATCATAGGCGCCGGGACCTTTGCCTGGATGTGGGCGCCGGGCGCTGTTACATCCTATGCGACGGATGTGTCTCTGACCCTGCAGGGGTCCTCCGGCACAGGAAAGCCCATGGATATGCTGGATATCATGTTTTTATTCCTGTTTCTGGCTGTGGTTCCCTCCCTTATCATTATGATGACAAGCTTTACCAGGATTGTGATTGTGCTGTCGTTTCTGCGCAATGCTCTGGGCACACAGCAGTCGCCGCCCAACCAGATTCTGGTAGGGCTTGCCTTGTTTCTGACCTTATTTATCATGAGTCCTGTAATTGCCTCGGTCAACACCCAGGCATACCAGCCTTACCGGGAAGGGCAGATTACCAGGGAACAAGCCTTTGAGCGGGCCCAGGAGCCCATGAAGGAATTTATGCTGAAACAGACTGAGAAAAAAAGCCTGGATTTGTTTCTGTCCATATCCAAAGCACAGCCGCCGGATATATCCCAGGGACAGGAAGGGTATATGAAGCTGGGGCTTACCACCATAGTGCCCTCCTTTATTCTCAGTGAGCTGAATAAGGCATTTACCATGGGATTCCTTATATTCATTCCCTTTCTGATTATCGACCTGGTGGTGTCCAGTACGCTTATGTCCATGGGCATGGTTATGCTGCCCCCTACCATGATTGCACTACCCTTTAAAATCATGATGTTTGTGCTGGTGGATGGGTGGAGTCTGGTGATTAAGACCCTGGTCCAGAGTTTCAGGTGA
- the fliQ gene encoding flagellar biosynthesis protein FliQ, producing the protein MSAEQVMEIMKEAMLVAFEIAGPLLIISIAVGLLVAIFQAATQIHEQTLTFVPKLIVIALVLLALGSWMSKVMNEFVVELFAIMAAL; encoded by the coding sequence ATGAGCGCTGAACAGGTAATGGAAATCATGAAGGAGGCCATGCTGGTTGCATTTGAAATCGCAGGCCCCCTTCTCATCATAAGTATAGCGGTTGGGCTGCTGGTGGCCATTTTCCAGGCGGCCACCCAGATTCATGAACAGACCCTTACGTTTGTGCCCAAGCTGATTGTCATTGCCCTGGTGCTTTTAGCCCTGGGGTCCTGGATGAGCAAGGTCATGAATGAATTTGTAGTGGAGCTGTTTGCCATTATGGCAGCTCTTTGA